GTACAATGAGTAATTCTATCTTATCAAAAAGTATCAAGACAAGTTATAAAGGAATTTATAAAAAAGAGACAAAAAAAGGTATATGTTATATTGCAAGATATACTGTTAATAAAAAAACAAAAACACAAATAGTAGGATACGAACATGAGGGGGGGGTAACAGAATATGAAGCATACAAAATGAAAATTCAATTATCTTCATCCTCAAGCCTAATAGAAGCCTTAGAGACAAATTATGACCAAAAATATGATATTCCAACATTATTTAAAAAATTTACTGCATTTAGAGCACCTTATTTAGCAAAAAACACTATTTCAAATTATAACTCAATCTATAATAAATATATCAGTATTGATTTTAAATACAAAGATATTAGAAGTGTTACAAGAAATGACTTGCAGTTATATGCAAATAAGTTATTAACCTATTTAAGACCTGCAACAGTAGAAAAAATAATATATGCACTCAAAAAATTTTATATATATCTACAAGATAATGGCATCTACAAATATAATATGGCATCTTCCATAATGATGCCAAAATATGATAATAAAAAATATTTTTCAATTACAAAAAAAGACGTTAAAAGACTAATTCATTATATTATGAATATAAATAATCAGACTTATAAAACATTGTACTGTATGCTATTACATGGTAGAAGAATTAATGAATTATTACAACTAAAATGGATAGATATAGATTTTGCAAGTGGAATCTATCATTTAAATTATAAGAATACCAAAACTAAAAAAAATCAATATTATTATTTAGAAGATTTTCAAATAAATGAATTAAAAAAACTAAGAAATTTACACTTAGATTCTATATATGTATTTGAAAATCAAAATACTAAGCTACCATTAACATATACTTCATTTTTCAGAATTCACAAAAGACTTAGAAAAGAATTAAATATGATAGATTTTAATATACATTCAATAAGACATATGACTGCTTTTTTATTAATAAATAATGGATATTCATTAGAAATTACAGCAAAGATACTCGGACACCAATCTATTCAAAGTACGAGTAGATATGCTGTTCTTGAAATGAATAAAGCAAAAAATGCATATTCTAAAACATTTAAGCAATTAATTAAAATTTAAAATTAAATTATTTATTATTTGAGAATGATAAAAACAAGAAATTACAAAATAAATAAGAACGAAACAATAATAAAAATAATCAATCCTAGCATCTAACATATACAAGCATATAAAAGCTGCAATACTAAGAAAGCAAGTTATATAAGCAGTAATATATAAATTCTTACAAATTAAATTATATTTAGAAATTTTATTATCTATTAGATCGTTATTGTTAAAACCATTATTTTTATCTATAATTTGAAGACTTTTTAAAAGAGTAAAATCTTTTATTACTTTTTCGTTCTTATACTTCGCTATTATATGAATAAACCCTACTAACAAAGATGTTATAGATATAGCAATTATCTCATCAAAAGTAAATTCAAACATGATAATCCTTTATGTAATTATTTTAAAATAAAAAAGGTTAAGTCCAAGAGAACTTAACCTTTATAATATAGTTGAAATCAATACAACTTATTTCATAAATACAATTTTTTTGACTTTTCCATCTTCATCATATTTACCATTAGTTTTTAAGTATTTAATTACTTCATTTGCATCATATACTAATATATCATGTGGTCTTTCACTAAATACTTTAATAGTCATAATACCATTATTATTTCTAGGAATTAATCCACATTTATTTGTTTGGAAAGTTAATACATCTCCCATTGTTATTTCACATTTTTTGAAATACTCTTCTGGAGTATTAATTAGTACTCCATTTAAATTTGACATTGCAGCAGGAGATAAAATAGCAAAGTATTTTTTATCTTTTAACAGCGTTGTTTCTGCAGCAGCTTGAATTGTTGCAGCTAAAACATTATTATGTGATTTATGTTTAAATCCATATGCACTTAACTTTGAAATACCATCAATCAAATATATATCTTCTACATTTGAGTTTACTATAGTTTCACAAGCACTTTTATCAATATACTTATTTTTCATACAATATTCATTTGTATTTGGTATAGATATACCATTACTATGGGCACTACCACAACCTGTTAACATAAAAATAGCAAATATCGGTAATATTGCTATTAAACTTAATTTAAAACTTTTCATTCTTTTCCTTAAAATAAATTTGATATTTCTGTTGATGCTTTTGAACTTAAAATTGGAAGAGCTTCATTAAGCTTTAAATTCATCCTAACAGCTTCTATAAATACTCTTGTTAAATACTTATTGTAATTAGTATTATCTATTTTGGCATCTTTAATTTTATAATCTCTAATTTCCACATCAATTACAGCACGAAAGATATCATCTTCCATAGCAGAACCAATAATTCCTCCACCTA
This is a stretch of genomic DNA from Arcobacter sp. F2176. It encodes these proteins:
- a CDS encoding site-specific integrase, which codes for MSNSILSKSIKTSYKGIYKKETKKGICYIARYTVNKKTKTQIVGYEHEGGVTEYEAYKMKIQLSSSSSLIEALETNYDQKYDIPTLFKKFTAFRAPYLAKNTISNYNSIYNKYISIDFKYKDIRSVTRNDLQLYANKLLTYLRPATVEKIIYALKKFYIYLQDNGIYKYNMASSIMMPKYDNKKYFSITKKDVKRLIHYIMNINNQTYKTLYCMLLHGRRINELLQLKWIDIDFASGIYHLNYKNTKTKKNQYYYLEDFQINELKKLRNLHLDSIYVFENQNTKLPLTYTSFFRIHKRLRKELNMIDFNIHSIRHMTAFLLINNGYSLEITAKILGHQSIQSTSRYAVLEMNKAKNAYSKTFKQLIKI